In Deltaproteobacteria bacterium, the genomic stretch GGTCGCACCGCGACTGCGGCTGGTGCAGGAGATCTGGGACTGGATGGATCAGTTCGCGCCGGCCGCACGCGCGCAGGACTTCGTCGACGACGGCGTGTTCACCCACGCCGAGCTCGCGCTGATGCGTGGCGCCGAGGCGTGGGTGCGTGACCACGCGTATGCCGTCGTGCACAAGCACGGTGGGCGCGAGCAGCCGCCGTGGCCCACCGGCGCCGCGGCGCGCGAGTGTCGGATCATGCCGTGCCCGCCGCGCGCGTGGTCGCGGCCGCCGCTGCGCCGCGAGCCCGGCCCGTGGCGGATCGTACACGTGGGACAGATCAAGTCGCAGCACGCACCGGTGCGGGCGTTCGGCGACCTGCAGCTCGCATCGCTGTTCCAGCGCTGGACCCGTCAGGGCCTCTACGTGAGCGCGTACCCCGGGGTCGCACCGGCCGCCGATGCACTCGTCGACTACGAGGCGCTCGCGCGCCGCGATCGGGCCTTCGCGCTGCATCGACACCGCTCGATCGGTGAGCTGGTCGGCGCACTGCACGGGGCCCACGACTACGGCCTGCTGCTGTATCCGTTCCCGCGCGAGCTCGCGGTCGGTCGTGCGCACCTGCGTACGGCGCTCGCGAGCAAGCTGTTCACCTACGTCGCCGCCGGCCTGCCGGTGTTGGTGAGTCCGGAGCTGGCGTACATGGCCGAGCTGGTCGAGCACCACGGCATCGGCCTGGTCGTCGAGGCGCGCGATCACGATCGGTTGCGCGAGCGCCTCGACGTCGTCGACTACCCGGCACTGCAGCGCGCAGTCCGGGCCGCGCAGTCCGAGTTCCACATCGAGCGCTTCGTCCCCGCGCTGGTCGAGCTGCTCACCGCCTGCGGACCCGTCGCCGCCGAAACACCACCATGACCGCTCGTCGACCGCAACGCATCGCGATCGCGCTGCCCCGCGACAATGACTTCTACCGCGCCCTCGCTGCGCAGATGTGCCGCGGCTTCGAGGCGTGCGGCCTCGAGGCCACCAGCGTGCTGCGTCTGCTCGCCGCGGACGACATGCGGGACTTCTGCGCCAGCGTGCGCCCCGACGTGTTGCTCGAGATGAACCGCTCGCGCGCGATGGCGGAGTTCGTGCCCGACGACGTCGTGCACCTGACGTGGGTCGTCGACCTCGGCGGTCGCGCGGTCGATGACTTCGCGGGCTCGGCGTACACGTATCTCTTCAGCGACGCGTGGCTGCCCCACTTCACGCTCGACGCGCCGCATCGTTGGCTCGGCCCCGGCGCGTGCCCGCAGGACTACCCGCAACGCGCCCACACCTCGAACCAACGCCTGGCGTTCCTCGGCCACATCCCGAATCCGTGGACCCCGGAGGAGCTCGCGCGCGACGTCACCGGCGGGGCTGGCGTGTGCGACTTCGGCAGTCTGCTGCCGGCGATCGAGCGGCTGCTGCGACCCGACGATCCGCACCAAGCGCTGCTCGGCGTCGAGGACTTCCTACGTCGCATCGACGGGGCCTGCTATGCGATCGGCGGCCACCCCTTGGTGATCGACGACGCGCTCGCCTACGACATCACGTGCCGCGTGGTGCGGCACCTCAACCGCACCGAGCTGGCCGACGCGGCGCTCGCGATGGCATCGCGGCGCGGCCTGCAGGGCGACGCGCTCGCACGGTGGCTCGGAATCTGGGGCACGCCCAACTGGTCGCGGTGGCCTCGCTTCGCGCCGCACTACCACGGCTGGCTCGCCACGCCGGCGCAGATGTCCGAGGTCTACACCGGCACGGAGATCGTGCTGCACGAGGGCACCGGCGTGCACTTTCGATCGATGGATGCGATGAGCACCGGCGCGCTGGTGTCGTTCCGCGAGGGTGATCTCGGCAGCCATGTCGACGCGATCCACCTCGGCTTCGAGCCGCACGTGCACTTCGTGCCGTTCCACCTGCACGAGATCGACGACGCCCTCGCGCCGTACCTCGCCGACCCCGTGCGCGCGCAGGCCATGCGCGACGCCGCGGCCGCGCGCATCCGCGACGCCCACACCTGGCGCCACCGCGCGCAGGGAATCCTCGACGACCTCGCGAGCCTGTGACCCGATGAACGCACCCGTAGCCACCGACACCCCGGTCGAGCCGACCGCCGCCGACGCGCGCTGGTCCGAGGCGCGGATCCTCGAGGCACTGCTCGACGCCGGGCTACCGCTGCCCGAACTCGACGCGGTGGTGCTGGCGATCCCGCAGCCCGCCGCCGCGATCGTGAGCCTGCGACGACTCGCACCGAACCTGCGCGCGATCGTGGTGCTGTCGTCGACGGCCAGCGATCTGCCGCTCGTCGGCGCGACCTCGCTGGTCATCGGTGACGCCGACACCCAACGCGACGACGGCCTCGCACTGCTCGAGACGCTGCTGCGTGCAGGCGTGCGTGCCGCTCGGGTCGCGTGGATCGACGACCCCGATGCCGGCGATGACGACGTTGCGACCGCGTTGGTGCGTGCGCTCGGTTGGCGTGGTCTGGAGCCGTGGCTCGACACGATCGCGCCGGAGGACGCTCGTGCGCACGCGGTGCTCGGCGCATGGGCCGAGCGACTCGAGCTCGAGCAGAGCTCCGTGGCGGCGCTGCGACTGTGGCTGCTGCTCTACGCGCACACGCGCTCGGGCGCGATCGCAACCCGCGTCGCCATCGCCTACGACAAGCTCGGCGCACCCCAGCACGCTGCGCGATGGCTGCCGCGTGCCGATGCACCGCCCGCAGCGATCGACGAGCTGGTCGCCCAGGCACGCGCCGACGCGGCCGTGCAGGCCCAGGCCGAGCAGGCCCAGCGCGACGCCAACCTCGCGGCCCTGCGCGAGCGCTGGCCGGCAGCCGCGGAGGCCCTCGCTGCCGCGTCGTGCAGCGGTCTGGACATCCTGTGCACCGATGCCCTGCCGTGGCGCTGGTCCAGCGCGGCCGGGGTCCGGCGCGATCCGTATCCGTTGGTCGTGAGCATCGACGACGACGGCATGCGCGAGCGCGTTCGCGTGCACGCGCATCCCGAGTCGCCGGCCCGACTGCGCGCGCAGATGACCGCGCGCGTCGGCGCGGCGGGACGGCACGCGATGGTCGGCCTCGCCGACTGGGCCGCGGTCTTGAACCTGGTGGGCAACCGCGTCACCACCACCCTGCCGGGCTGGACGCAGCAGGTCTACGGCTTCGCCGACGACACCGCAGTCCTGCGACGACTGCTGGGCGCGATCGATCTGCGCGCCGTGCTCGCGTCGGGCGTGTTCGCGGCGGTGTTCGTGGGCGATGACGCCACTTCGCAGGCCCTGCGATTCTTCGCGAGCGAGCGACTGCGACCGGTACCGAGGATTCGCGTGGGCTGTGATGCCATCGATCCCGCGCTCGCGCGACTCGATCGCGAGCGCATCGAGGGTTGGCACCGAACGACTGCGGCGCTCGCCGACCACCACCGCGACACCGCCGCCCGCGCGCTCGCGAAGCTCGACGCCGGCGCACCGCTGCGCGTGTGGCTGTGGTCGTCGATCCACACCACGGTACTGCGCCACGTCGGCGCGGGTCTGATGGCCGGCTTCGACGCGCTCGGCCACACCGCGCAGCTGCAGATCGAGCACGACCCGCGCGACAACTACGACCTCCCCGCGGTCGCCGATGCATTGGCGGCGTTCGATGCCGACCTCGCGATCCAGCTCGATCACATCCGACCCGAGTACGGCCCGCTGCTGGCGCCCGGTCTCCCGGTCGCCGCGTGGGTGCTCGACGAGCTGCCGCCGCTGTCGGATCCTGCGCTCGTCGCCAAGCTCGGCGCGCTCGACCTCACCTTCGCGTGGAGCGCTCCACTGGCGCGTGCCTACGCCGAGCGGGGCCATCCCCACAGCGCCAAGCTGCTGTTCGCGGTCGACCCTGCCACCTACCACGCCCGCGATGTGCTGCCCGCCGAGGACGCGATCGCCTACGCGACCCATCTGACGCTGCCGTTCGAGCCACGCTGGGCCCCTGGCATCTACGCCGAGCTCGAGCGCGTGCTGCAGACGATGCCACAGCTGCCGTCGGGCCTGGTCGAGCTCGCACCCGTGATCGAGCGGCTGCTCGCGCGCACCGGCGTGATCGTGCCGGAGCCGCTCGCGAGCACGTTTGCCTACGACGCCCTGCTGGTCGCGCGCCACGTCGAGCGCACCCGCGTGGCCGACGAGATCCTCGCGGCGGGTCTGCCCCTGCGACTCTACGGCCGCGGGTGGAATCGCATCGAGCGCTTCGCAGCCCACGCCCACGGCGAGATCGCGGCCGGGCCCGACCTGCGCGCGATGTACCAGCGCCACAAGGTCGTGCTGCACATCAACACCCGCTGCAACCTGCATCCCCGCGTGCTCGAGGCCGCGGCCAGCGGCGGCTTCGTGCTCGCGCGCTCCGACGGCGACTTCGACTGGGCCGATGGCGGGGTCCACGACGCGCTCGAGATCGGCCGCGAGCTGTGCCTGTTCGACGACCCCGCCGACATGCTGGCCAAGCTGCGCCGGGCCCTCGTCGACGAGCCGTGGCGACGCGAGTTCGCGCGGGCGGCCCACGACCGCGTGCACGCCGATCACACCTACGTGCAGCGGGCGCGTACGATCGTCGACGCGCTGCACGCCCGCCTGCGCGCCGTGGCCGGCGATCCGACCACGCACGACCCCGCGTAGTATCGTCACCCGCGATGCTCTTCCCGCGTCGCGCCTCGCTCGGTGTGTCCCTCGTCGTGCTCGCGTGCGGTTCGCCCTCGGGCGGTGACACCGGCACCAGCTCCGGCGACGGCAGCACCTCCTCGACCGGCAGCGACGCCAGCGACAGCGGCACCTCCGACCCGGGCACCAGCGGCAGCTCCGGTGCCGCCGATGGCTCGAGCAGCACCGGCACCACCGGCGATCCCGACGCGTGCTGGACCGACCTCGCGTTCGGCGAGCAAGAGGTCTTCTACGACGGCTTCGCCGACGGCAGTGAGGGGCTCGCGTTCGGTGCCGACGGCAAGCTCTACGCGACCACGATCGCGGGCACCGACGGCACGCTGTGGCAGCTCGACGCCGATGGCAACGCCGTCGACTTCGCCCACGTGCCCTACGCCCTCGGACTCGCGCCGCGACCCGAGGGCGGCTTCGTGGTCGCGTCCATCGGGGTCAACATGCAGCCCGACGGCGCTGTGTATCGCGTCGACGCCGACGGCACCGCCACACAGTGGGCGACCGGCATCGACAGCCCCAACTTCGTCACGCTCACGCCCGACGGCGGCGCGTTGGTATCCGACGATTTCGACACCCGCATCTTCCACGTCGCCGCCGACGGCACCGTCACCGTCGCGCTCGAGATGATCGAGTCACCCAACGGCATGGCCTACAGCCCCGACGGCAGCCACCTCTACGTCGCGACCACCTTCGCCGACGATCCACCGATCACACGCTTCGAGGTCGACGCGCAGGGGCTGCCCGTGGCCGGCACCGGGGTCGAGATCCTCCGCATCGGCCCGGTCTCGACGCCCGACGGCATCGCGGTCGACGAGGCCAACATGGTCTACGTCGCCGCCAACTTGAAGGGCGAGATCTGGCGGGTCGACGGTGGGTCGACCGAGGTCGTGCCCGGCGAACTGGTGAGCGATGGCCTCGGCTCGCCGGCGAGCCTCGCGTTCGGCCACGGCGCCGGCTTCGACCCGTGTTCGATCTACGTCACGCAGCTGTTCGGCGCGAGGATCCTGCGGGTCGGCATCGGCACACGCGGCCTGCCGCTGCCGTAGCGCGGGAGTCCCTGGACGCCTCACCGCGCGTCGCGTCGCGTGCGTCACCGCAGGTCGTCGTGCTCGCGCAGCCACGCCTGCACGGCGGCCAGATCGAGCGGCGTCTTCTCGGGATGCTCGCGGTAGAGCGCGAGGGCTTCGCGCGCCAGCGACAGCGCTCGTGCTCGCTCGCGTGGCTGCGTCCAGAGCACACGAGCGAGGGCCCAACGCGTGGCCGCGAGCTCGTCGCTCGGCAAGGGCTCGCTGGCTTGCAACGCCAGCGCGCGCTCGAGCACAGGGCGAGCCGCGGCCACCTGACCCGCGCGCAGCTGCGCCTCGCCCAGCAGCGTCAAGAACGACGCGAGCTTGATGTGCTGCGGGCCGAACTTGGACTCGTAGATCGCGATCGCCCGCGAGGCGTGCTCGCGGGCGTCATCGAGACGCGCGAGCTCGATCTCGGTCGCCGCGAGGTACGACAGCGCGCGCGCGAGGTCGGGGTGGTTGGGCCCCAGCGCGGCCTCACGCAGCGCACACACGCGGAGATAGCCCTCGCGCGCGGCATCGAGGTTGCCCAGCGACATCTCGTCGCTCGCGAGGTTGCCGAGCGCCATCGTCGTGATCGGATGCTCGGGCCCGTATACCCGCGACGCGAGCTCGTAGGCCCGCTGATCGAGATCGCGGGCACTCGCATGCTCCCCGCGCGCATCCTCGGTGACACCCAGCGACAGCAGCGACGACACCAACTCCGGGTGATCGGGCGGCAACGATCGCTCGCGGATCAACAGCGCACGCTCGATCAGCACGCGGGCCTCGTCGTAACGACCCACCTGCACCAACGCCGTGCCGAGGTTGTCGATCGCGAAGGCGGTGTCGGGGTGGTCGGCACCGAGCGCTGCTTGGCTGTCGTCCGCGAGTCGCCGCATGATGTCGAGCGCGATCGTGGTGTCGCCCAGCTGCAATCGGATCGCCGCGAGCAACGTGTCGGCGCGAGATGCCTCGGGACTGCCGACGATGGTCGTCTCGCGGGAGCTCTGCGCCGCCAGCTCGGCATACGCGTGCGCGAGCGGCAGCTCGCCCATCTCCATCAGCGAGAGCGCCAGATGCGAGAACAGGCGCGTGCGGAGATACGAATCCTGATCGCCGGCTCGCATGCGATGCAGCTGCGCCCGCTCGGCCCACGCGAGCCCGTCCTCGAAGCGCCGCATCCGCGCGCCGATGAGTGCGAGCAGGCTGGCCGCCGCATGCGCGGCCTCCTGCTCGAGGCCGGCACCGGCGGCGCGGTAGTACGCGTCGAGCATCATGGCCTCGGCGCGCGGCAGCTGCCCGACCTCGCCAAGCTGCAACGACAGCCGCATGCGGCTCTCGACCACCAGCGGTACCCAGGCGAGTCGATCGGCCTGCGCGACCGCGGACTCGAGCGACTCGAGCATCTCGTCGATGCGGCCGGTCAGCCGCGTAGCGGCGGCGCTGGCGAGGTGTTCGCGAATCGACGCGATCTCGTCGTCGGCACCTGCAGGCTGCGCAGGCTGTCGTAGCAGCGCATCGTCGTCGAGGCAGGTGGCGACGCTGGGCAGCGAGAGCGCGGCACCGGCCGCCAGCCGTAGCATCGCGGTATCGGCAGTCGGCAGGCGGTGCACCAGGCCCGCGAGCACGAGCTGGCGGTTCGCGAGGCAGGCATCGGCGCGCGCGACGAGCTCGCGATCCCAATCACGCGCGAGCTCGGCATGACCACACACCTCCGCGCGCGCGGTCGCGAGTTCCGCGGCGTAGGCATCGAGCCGCGCTTCGACCCGCTCGTCGGTGGCGGCGGCGTAGCCCGCCCCGGTCGCCAGCAGGCCCTCGCGCACCGCCGTGCGCACGCCGTCGTCGACGCCCGGCCACACCGCGACGATCGACTCGCCCGCCTCGGCGCAGCCGGCCGCACGGCGTCGTTCGTCGAGTTCCTGCCAGCCCCACCGCATCGACGCCACCGCGACCACGACCCCGAGCGCACCGAGGGCCATGCGACGGCGCCTGCGCGTACGCAGCTGGGCGAGCGCGTCGAGCAGCGCATCCATCGACGCAAAGCGACGGGTGGGGTCGGCCTCGAGCCCACGCGCGAGCACCCGACGCAGCGCGGGCTCGGGCTGCGCGACCATGGGGTGCTCGCCGCGATCGGGCTCCTGCGTGACGCGGCTGTTGGGTCGCACGCCGCACAGCGCCTCCCAGGCGCTCACGCAGAAGGCGTACTGATCGGAGCGGGCATCGGCGGTGGCCCCCGCGAACAGCTCGGGCGCCATGTACCCCGGCGTGCCCGCGATGCGAGCACCAGTTGCGTTGGACTCGGCCGGTGTCGGCGCGCTGCCGTTCGATTCGTACCCATCGACGCCGCTGGCGAGCGCGAGGCCGAAGTCCAGCACGCGCACGCGCCCATCGTCGCCGAGCATCGCGTTGTCGAGCTTGAAGTCGCGATGCACGATCCCGACCGCGTGCGCGGCCGCGAGCGCACGACCGGCCTGCACGAGCAGCTGCAGCACCGCGCGGGGGCGCCGATGCGCCGCGCGCAACCATGTCCGCAGCGTCTGCCCCTGCACCTGCTCCATCGCCACGAACAGCTGCCCCTCGTGCGTGCCGACCTCGAAGACCGCGACGACATTGGGGTGGTTCAGCTGCGCCAGTGCCCGCGCCTCGCTACGCAGCTGCTCGGGGTCAGCCGCGTGCGCGTGCAACAGCTTGATCGCGACCCCCCGGTCCAACAGCGGATCGAACGCCGCGTAGACGCTGCCCATCCCACCACGCCCGAGCGTGGCGACGATGCGATAGCGACCGATGCACTGCAGCGGCGTGCTCGGATCGAACAGCCGCTGCTGTACGATCGCCTGCGTCGCTGCGGTGTCGATGCCCGGGGCCTGCTCGCGCGTGTCCATCCCGGCGTGTGACCGACGGTGACGAATGGGAGGGCCTGCTGTCCAGGCCTGCGCGCAACCGCACCACCGGCGGGCCGCTAGCCGGGGTCGTCGGCCAGCGCGGGCGCGGCCGGGTCCTCGACGTGGGCGGCACACCCGGCGAAGCCGCGGCGCAGCGCGTCGGCATCGAGGGCGTAGCCGACCACGACCATGCGACCGTGGCGCGGCGTGGCGTCCCACGGCGCGCCGAAGGTGATCTCGACCAGGTCCGCGACGCCCTGCAGGATCATCCGCTCGTCGACGCCGGCGACCGCGAGGATGCCCTTGGTGCGGAAGATGCGACCAGCGAAGGGCGCGAGCTCGGTCTCGATGAACTCGGCGAAGCGATCGCCGTCCACATCGCCGTCGAGGCTGAGCGAGACCGACTCGTAGACGTGGCGCATCCGCTTGGGCGCCGGCCCACGGTAGACGGGCAGCTCGCCGTCGCGTGCGGCGAGCAAGGCGTCGAGCGAGCCCGGGGCCGCGATCTCGCCGCGCGCGCTGGCGACCACCACCGCCGCGCCGTTGTGCGCCGCGATCACGCGGGTGGCGTCGGCAATCGCGACGTGGTCGCACGCGTCGGTGCGCGAGAGCACCACGACGTCGGCATAGCCGACCTGTTCGACCGCGAGGTCGTGGCGCTCGAGCAGGTTCACGCGCGTGGCATCGACCACGGTGATCACACCGTCGAGGACGAACGCGCCCGAGCGACCGCCGCTGGCAATGGCGGTGACGACACCGGCGGGTGAGGCCGCGCCAGAGGTCTCGATCAGAATCCGACGCGGCGGGGTCGCGGTGGCCGCGAGCTCGTCGAGTGCGTGCACGAGCTCGGCCTGCGTGCTGCAGCAGATGCACCCGCCGGTGATCTCGACGAGCGTACGCACCCGCGCCGCGAGCAGCTCGCCATCGATGCCGATGTCGCCGTGTTCGTTGACGATGACCGCGACCTCACCGCGAGCGAACCCGCCCAACCACGCGTTGACGAGCGTGGTCTTGCCGGCGCCGAGGAAGCCGGTCACGACCGTCACGGGCACGGGCAGCGACATCCCTCGCGAGTGTGGCACGCGCGACGCGACGCGCGAAATCCCGCGCGCGCGAGGCCATCGCGCTGGTGCCGGCGACACCCCGTGGTCGTCGCCGTATGATCGCGGCCATGGCAAACGGCAGCGCTCATCGGGGTGTGGCGTGCTTGGTGGCGTGGCTCGTGGCGTGCGCACCACCGACGTCGCCCAGCTCGAACGCCGCTCCGGTGGAGCCCGCGACACCGACCTCACCGGCGGCGCCGGTCGAGCCCGCCACGCCGACGTCGCCCGTCGAACCGGCCACGCCGGCCGCACCGGCCACGCCGGTCGAGCCCGCCGCGCCGGCGACACCGGTGCGTGCCGACGAGACGCCGCCACCCGGCTTCACGCCGATCCCCGCCTCGCGCAAGGGCGCCTTCCCGGGTGTGGCGTTCACCGAGGTGCGGGCGTTCGCATTCGATCTGCATGTCGACGAGCGCTCGGTATGCGGCATGCCGCTCGATGCCGACGGCACACCGTGCGAGACCGTCGAGGGACCCGGCGTGGTGCTGACCGAAGCGCAGACCAAGACGCTGCTCGCGATGCTGTCGAGCAAGAGCACGTTCGGGTCGGGCTCGTCGTGCTTCCTGCCGCACCACGGCTTCGTGTTCTACGACGCCGCCGGCACACCGGTCGCAGAGCTCTCGCTGTGCTTCATGTGCGCGATGATGGTCGCTCTGCCCTCGCTGCCGAAGATGAAGCCGGTCCAGGGCACCGATACCTACGGGCTCAACGAGAAGTCGACCGCACGACTGCGGGCGCTGTGCCACGAGCTGGGCCTGCCGATGTGCGACGCGAAGAGTCCGGCGGAGTTCTCCGGCACCGCTCGCTAGCGCGCCGCTTCAGGGGAGTTCGGCGTCGATCGACTCGCCATCGAGGTAGTACCAACGCACGCCCTCGCGCACGAAGGTGCTGTGCTCGGTGAAGCTGACGTCGCGACCGTCCTGACGCAGCGCGGCGGTGAAGGTGACGCTCGCGCGACCGGCCGCGTCGTCGCGCTCGTGCGCGTGCACGGTCAGCCCCACGAACTCGGTCGCGCGACAGTAGGCCACCAGCTCCTGCTTCCACGCGCGCCGATCGGCTTGGGCGTGCGGACTCTCGGGATGGGTGGTGTCGATGAGGAAGTTCGCGTCACCCGTCGCATACGCGCTGTAGCGTGCTCGCATCAACGCCGGCGGCGTGGCCGGACGGCCACGGTGGTAGACGCCACAGCACTGCTTGAGCTTGGCACCGGAGCCGCACGGGCACGGCGCGTTGGGCGAGGGCTTCACGCCGCGCGAGCTTAGCAATGAACGGCGGTGACGAGACCTGCCCGCGCCGCGGGGCCGCGGCGCTGCGGCGCTGCCGGGGTGCTATCGTCGGCGCCGTGGCACAGCTCGACCTGGTGACGCTCATCGTCGAGGAGTACGACCCTGCGATCCGATTCTTCGTCGGTGCGCTCGGCTTCGATCTCGTCGAAGACTCGCCCTCGACCACCAACGACGGTCGCGCCAAGCGATGGGTGGTGGTGCGCCCGCCCGGCGGTCAGACCGGCCTGCTGCTCGCCCGCGCCGACGGCGATCGTCAGCGCGACGCGATCGGCCAGCAGATGGCCGGCCGCGTGGGCCTGTTCCTGCGCGTCGACGACTTCGAGGCCAGCCATGCCCGCATGCGCGCCGCGGGGGTCGAGTTCGTCAGCGAACCACGCGACGAGCCCTTCGGCCGGGTCGCGATCTTCGTCGACATCGCCGGCAATCGCTGGGACCTGCTGGGCCCGCGGCCCGGTCGCTGACGCAGATCACCGTCACGCATGTGCAGCGGCGGCCTGCTCGACGAGGCAGGCCCGCAGCGCGTGCTTGGCCCGGTGCAGCAAGACATCGACGTGGCCACGGGTGAGCCCGAGCGCAGCCGCGACATCCTCACCGCCCTGCTCTTCGAGCAGGCGCAGCGTGACGACCGCGCGTTGCGTGTCGCACAGCCGCGCGACGCAGGCCTGTACGCGCACGTGCTCCTCGGCGCGGGCGATCCACAGCTCGGCATCGTCGATGTCGCCGCTGGGCTCGGCGCCATCGATCGGCAGGTGG encodes the following:
- a CDS encoding sigma-70 family RNA polymerase sigma factor codes for the protein MTASFDPLALLQRLILVDRSALAAVARREGLAPEDAVDCVQDGLCTLLSMLAQGELELDDDEALRPYLAGIVRNAARNRRRRHHLAKPHLPIDGAEPSGDIDDAELWIARAEEHVRVQACVARLCDTQRAVVTLRLLEEQGGEDVAAALGLTRGHVDVLLHRAKHALRACLVEQAAAAHA
- a CDS encoding SEC-C domain-containing protein, whose amino-acid sequence is MKPSPNAPCPCGSGAKLKQCCGVYHRGRPATPPALMRARYSAYATGDANFLIDTTHPESPHAQADRRAWKQELVAYCRATEFVGLTVHAHERDDAAGRASVTFTAALRQDGRDVSFTEHSTFVREGVRWYYLDGESIDAELP
- a CDS encoding VOC family protein produces the protein MAQLDLVTLIVEEYDPAIRFFVGALGFDLVEDSPSTTNDGRAKRWVVVRPPGGQTGLLLARADGDRQRDAIGQQMAGRVGLFLRVDDFEASHARMRAAGVEFVSEPRDEPFGRVAIFVDIAGNRWDLLGPRPGR
- a CDS encoding glycosyltransferase translates to MTARRPQRIAIALPRDNDFYRALAAQMCRGFEACGLEATSVLRLLAADDMRDFCASVRPDVLLEMNRSRAMAEFVPDDVVHLTWVVDLGGRAVDDFAGSAYTYLFSDAWLPHFTLDAPHRWLGPGACPQDYPQRAHTSNQRLAFLGHIPNPWTPEELARDVTGGAGVCDFGSLLPAIERLLRPDDPHQALLGVEDFLRRIDGACYAIGGHPLVIDDALAYDITCRVVRHLNRTELADAALAMASRRGLQGDALARWLGIWGTPNWSRWPRFAPHYHGWLATPAQMSEVYTGTEIVLHEGTGVHFRSMDAMSTGALVSFREGDLGSHVDAIHLGFEPHVHFVPFHLHEIDDALAPYLADPVRAQAMRDAAAARIRDAHTWRHRAQGILDDLASL
- a CDS encoding glycosyltransferase family 1 protein translates to MNAPVATDTPVEPTAADARWSEARILEALLDAGLPLPELDAVVLAIPQPAAAIVSLRRLAPNLRAIVVLSSTASDLPLVGATSLVIGDADTQRDDGLALLETLLRAGVRAARVAWIDDPDAGDDDVATALVRALGWRGLEPWLDTIAPEDARAHAVLGAWAERLELEQSSVAALRLWLLLYAHTRSGAIATRVAIAYDKLGAPQHAARWLPRADAPPAAIDELVAQARADAAVQAQAEQAQRDANLAALRERWPAAAEALAAASCSGLDILCTDALPWRWSSAAGVRRDPYPLVVSIDDDGMRERVRVHAHPESPARLRAQMTARVGAAGRHAMVGLADWAAVLNLVGNRVTTTLPGWTQQVYGFADDTAVLRRLLGAIDLRAVLASGVFAAVFVGDDATSQALRFFASERLRPVPRIRVGCDAIDPALARLDRERIEGWHRTTAALADHHRDTAARALAKLDAGAPLRVWLWSSIHTTVLRHVGAGLMAGFDALGHTAQLQIEHDPRDNYDLPAVADALAAFDADLAIQLDHIRPEYGPLLAPGLPVAAWVLDELPPLSDPALVAKLGALDLTFAWSAPLARAYAERGHPHSAKLLFAVDPATYHARDVLPAEDAIAYATHLTLPFEPRWAPGIYAELERVLQTMPQLPSGLVELAPVIERLLARTGVIVPEPLASTFAYDALLVARHVERTRVADEILAAGLPLRLYGRGWNRIERFAAHAHGEIAAGPDLRAMYQRHKVVLHINTRCNLHPRVLEAAASGGFVLARSDGDFDWADGGVHDALEIGRELCLFDDPADMLAKLRRALVDEPWRREFARAAHDRVHADHTYVQRARTIVDALHARLRAVAGDPTTHDPA
- a CDS encoding SMP-30/gluconolactonase/LRE family protein, with amino-acid sequence MLFPRRASLGVSLVVLACGSPSGGDTGTSSGDGSTSSTGSDASDSGTSDPGTSGSSGAADGSSSTGTTGDPDACWTDLAFGEQEVFYDGFADGSEGLAFGADGKLYATTIAGTDGTLWQLDADGNAVDFAHVPYALGLAPRPEGGFVVASIGVNMQPDGAVYRVDADGTATQWATGIDSPNFVTLTPDGGALVSDDFDTRIFHVAADGTVTVALEMIESPNGMAYSPDGSHLYVATTFADDPPITRFEVDAQGLPVAGTGVEILRIGPVSTPDGIAVDEANMVYVAANLKGEIWRVDGGSTEVVPGELVSDGLGSPASLAFGHGAGFDPCSIYVTQLFGARILRVGIGTRGLPLP
- a CDS encoding GTP-binding protein, whose product is MSLPVPVTVVTGFLGAGKTTLVNAWLGGFARGEVAVIVNEHGDIGIDGELLAARVRTLVEITGGCICCSTQAELVHALDELAATATPPRRILIETSGAASPAGVVTAIASGGRSGAFVLDGVITVVDATRVNLLERHDLAVEQVGYADVVVLSRTDACDHVAIADATRVIAAHNGAAVVVASARGEIAAPGSLDALLAARDGELPVYRGPAPKRMRHVYESVSLSLDGDVDGDRFAEFIETELAPFAGRIFRTKGILAVAGVDERMILQGVADLVEITFGAPWDATPRHGRMVVVGYALDADALRRGFAGCAAHVEDPAAPALADDPG
- a CDS encoding serine/threonine protein kinase, producing MDTREQAPGIDTAATQAIVQQRLFDPSTPLQCIGRYRIVATLGRGGMGSVYAAFDPLLDRGVAIKLLHAHAADPEQLRSEARALAQLNHPNVVAVFEVGTHEGQLFVAMEQVQGQTLRTWLRAAHRRPRAVLQLLVQAGRALAAAHAVGIVHRDFKLDNAMLGDDGRVRVLDFGLALASGVDGYESNGSAPTPAESNATGARIAGTPGYMAPELFAGATADARSDQYAFCVSAWEALCGVRPNSRVTQEPDRGEHPMVAQPEPALRRVLARGLEADPTRRFASMDALLDALAQLRTRRRRRMALGALGVVVAVASMRWGWQELDERRRAAGCAEAGESIVAVWPGVDDGVRTAVREGLLATGAGYAAATDERVEARLDAYAAELATARAEVCGHAELARDWDRELVARADACLANRQLVLAGLVHRLPTADTAMLRLAAGAALSLPSVATCLDDDALLRQPAQPAGADDEIASIREHLASAAATRLTGRIDEMLESLESAVAQADRLAWVPLVVESRMRLSLQLGEVGQLPRAEAMMLDAYYRAAGAGLEQEAAHAAASLLALIGARMRRFEDGLAWAERAQLHRMRAGDQDSYLRTRLFSHLALSLMEMGELPLAHAYAELAAQSSRETTIVGSPEASRADTLLAAIRLQLGDTTIALDIMRRLADDSQAALGADHPDTAFAIDNLGTALVQVGRYDEARVLIERALLIRERSLPPDHPELVSSLLSLGVTEDARGEHASARDLDQRAYELASRVYGPEHPITTMALGNLASDEMSLGNLDAAREGYLRVCALREAALGPNHPDLARALSYLAATEIELARLDDAREHASRAIAIYESKFGPQHIKLASFLTLLGEAQLRAGQVAAARPVLERALALQASEPLPSDELAATRWALARVLWTQPRERARALSLAREALALYREHPEKTPLDLAAVQAWLREHDDLR